The following proteins come from a genomic window of Oncorhynchus mykiss isolate Arlee chromosome 19, USDA_OmykA_1.1, whole genome shotgun sequence:
- the LOC118941533 gene encoding zinc finger protein 239-like — protein sequence MVLRNRAVINTTGERHDYRGSSGEPQHHDANEAEKSLSRSYHLKKHQWRPTGKKSHCCSNCGKSYLISNSLKVHMRIHTGEKPYSCDQCGKNFNQSSSLLSHQRTHTGEEPYSCYQYGKSFTQSSSLLSHQRTHTGEKSYSCYQCGKNFTQSSNLVSHQRTHTGEKSYSCEQCGKNFTTSSHLIIHRRTHTGEKPYSCEQCGKSCTTSSHLIIHQRTHTGEKPPSCDQCDKRYSDKRSLIKHQKIH from the exons ATGGTTTTGAGAAACCGGGCCGtgattaacacta caggagagagacatgactatcgtggatcctctggggagcctcaacatcATGATGCtaacgaggcagagaagagtctctccagatcataTCACCTCAAGAAACATCAGTGGAGACCAACAGGGAAGAAATCTCACTGCTGCTCTAACTGTGGGAAGAGTTACTTAATATCAAATTCACTAAAAGTACACATGagaattcacactggagagaaaccttatagctgtgatcaatgtgggaagaattTTAATCAGTCAAGCAGCCTGTTAtctcaccagagaacacacacaggagaggaaCCTTACAGCTGTTATCAAtatgggaagagttttactcagtcaagcAGCCTGTTGtctcaccagagaacacacacaggagagaaatcttacaGCTGTTATCAATGTGGGAAGAATTTTACTCAGTCAAGCAACCtggtatcacaccagagaacacacacaggagagaaatcttatagctgtgaacAATGTGGGAAGAATTTTACTACATCTAGTCATCTGATTATACAccggagaacacacacaggagagaaaccttatagctgtgaacaatgtgggaagagttgTACTACATCTAGTCATCTGattatacaccagagaacacacacaggagagaaacctcctagctgtgatcaatgtgacaagagatactctgataaaagatctctgatcaaacatcagaaaatacattaa